A window of Campylobacter pinnipediorum subsp. pinnipediorum contains these coding sequences:
- a CDS encoding Ppx/GppA phosphatase family protein has product MAKRTAVIDLGSNSTRMVIFERTSRWAFFTLGEYKMKVRLGEGGYANNGNISQESMDTAFEAFSEFKNIATSYKCNKILAVGTSALRDAPNSKTFINLIKNKLKINLKIINGDDEAKFGALAAINLLCIPNHCVTLDIGGGSSELALIKDLKIVKTISLDIGTVRLKELFNNTDNKEELDIFIKKITEKIPSEFKSENIVVIGGSLRALSTAIMKKINYPLPSIHGFCYEIEKYHKFISNISTSKKEELEQFNIKKDRFDTIREGALIFLNIIKHLNIKSVYTSCVGIREGIFLSNFLRPSLKFPSNLNPSLKSLQDRFILTNNKNIAFYSKEIFKELSPLHNLNEKYLYELTIASKLYNAGQDIGFYNDHISSAYIIQNALNFGFKHEEKALISAIISTNGKKNVYEYEKFKPLLPKQSHIRWLSFILALAKTLDINCSSKKLCFKFENQTLRIFGSKNLMMAKEEIKKLNKPEPFAISFE; this is encoded by the coding sequence ATGGCAAAACGAACAGCTGTAATAGATCTTGGCTCAAATTCAACCAGAATGGTTATTTTTGAAAGAACTTCAAGATGGGCATTTTTTACTCTTGGCGAATATAAGATGAAAGTTCGTTTAGGCGAAGGTGGATATGCAAATAATGGAAATATCTCACAAGAATCAATGGATACGGCTTTTGAAGCCTTTAGCGAGTTTAAAAATATAGCAACTAGCTATAAATGTAATAAAATTTTAGCCGTTGGAACATCAGCATTAAGAGATGCTCCAAATTCAAAAACATTTATAAATTTGATAAAAAATAAGCTAAAAATAAACCTAAAAATCATAAATGGAGACGATGAGGCTAAATTTGGCGCATTAGCAGCTATAAATTTATTATGCATTCCAAATCATTGTGTTACATTGGATATAGGAGGCGGTTCTAGCGAACTTGCTTTAATAAAAGATTTAAAAATTGTAAAAACCATATCACTAGATATAGGAACTGTAAGATTAAAAGAGCTTTTTAATAACACAGATAACAAAGAAGAACTTGATATTTTTATCAAAAAAATTACTGAGAAAATACCTAGTGAGTTTAAATCAGAAAATATTGTTGTAATAGGTGGTTCTTTAAGAGCGTTATCAACAGCTATAATGAAAAAGATAAACTATCCATTGCCAAGCATACATGGGTTTTGTTACGAGATTGAAAAATACCATAAATTTATAAGCAATATTTCAACATCAAAAAAAGAAGAGCTAGAACAATTTAATATTAAAAAAGATAGGTTTGACACAATAAGAGAAGGTGCTTTAATTTTTTTAAATATAATCAAACATTTAAATATAAAAAGTGTATATACAAGCTGTGTTGGTATAAGAGAGGGTATATTTTTATCTAATTTTTTAAGACCATCTTTAAAATTTCCAAGCAATTTAAACCCAAGTTTAAAAAGTCTACAAGATAGATTTATCTTAACAAACAATAAAAATATAGCATTTTATTCAAAAGAGATCTTTAAAGAGTTATCACCTCTTCACAACCTAAATGAAAAATACTTATATGAACTAACTATAGCTTCCAAATTATACAATGCTGGTCAAGACATAGGGTTTTATAATGATCATATCAGCTCAGCATACATTATACAAAATGCTTTAAATTTTGGTTTTAAGCACGAAGAAAAAGCACTTATATCTGCAATAATAAGCACAAATGGCAAAAAAAATGTATATGAATATGAAAAATTTAAGCCTCTGCTTCCAAAGCAATCACATATAAGATGGTTAAGCTTTATATTAGCATTAGCAAAAACACTAGATATAAATTGTTCATCTAAAAAATTATGCTTTAAATTTGAAAATCAAACACTTAGAATTTTTGGTTCAAAAAATCTAATGATGGCAAAAGAAGAGATCAAAAAACTAAATAAACCAGAACCTTTTGCTATAAGTTTTGAATAG
- a CDS encoding Mur ligase family protein yields MIEIKDIFFGISNIFFALLVSYYLMTCFQWFSYKTKRVIFHFTRPLWHVFFFIAPIMLYYTTGNLFFIYFYFAFIPSLFLWNKKLDKKLVFTNRVKRFFVILCLALIIQNLFYILNNGNFSKDIIFPIFIGFVFSHFFEKANAIYYKKKALDKIQSNKNLKIILITASYGKTSIKNFLFEILKNDFNCHKTPRSVNTLVGIIKDINENITNQTQIYIAEAGARLKGDIYEISTYLNPEVVVVGEIGKQHIEYFKSIENIRNTKLEALQSNKLKKAFLHSSTLKNDEKNIEIYNKNIKDIKSDLDGINFVLDDNSFSSSLIGKFNVENLCACIKVAKFFGLDSDKIQNKIKNLKNIEHRLEKINANGKVIIDDSFNGNFIGMSSSYELVRTYSGRKILITPGIMESNKDENEKLSRIINDIFDVVIISSPLNAQALLKFLSKPQIVILKDKNKMQETLTEHTKIGDLILFSNDAPSFM; encoded by the coding sequence ATGATTGAAATTAAAGATATTTTTTTTGGTATTTCAAATATATTTTTTGCTTTATTGGTTTCTTATTATTTAATGACATGTTTTCAATGGTTTTCATATAAGACAAAAAGAGTAATATTTCATTTTACAAGACCACTTTGGCATGTATTTTTCTTTATAGCTCCTATTATGCTTTATTATACTACTGGTAATTTGTTTTTTATATATTTTTATTTTGCTTTTATTCCTAGTTTATTTTTATGGAATAAAAAACTAGATAAAAAATTAGTATTTACAAATAGAGTAAAACGCTTTTTTGTTATTCTTTGCTTGGCTTTGATTATTCAAAATTTATTTTATATACTAAATAATGGAAATTTTTCAAAAGATATTATTTTTCCTATCTTTATAGGTTTTGTTTTTAGCCATTTTTTTGAAAAAGCGAATGCTATTTATTATAAGAAAAAAGCGTTAGATAAAATACAAAGCAATAAAAATTTAAAAATAATTTTAATAACAGCAAGTTATGGCAAAACAAGTATTAAAAACTTTCTTTTTGAAATTTTAAAAAATGATTTTAATTGCCACAAAACACCAAGAAGCGTAAATACATTAGTGGGAATTATTAAGGATATAAACGAAAATATTACTAATCAAACTCAGATATACATAGCTGAAGCTGGCGCTAGGCTAAAGGGTGATATATATGAAATTTCTACGTATTTAAACCCTGAAGTTGTTGTTGTAGGAGAGATAGGAAAGCAGCATATAGAGTATTTTAAAAGCATTGAAAATATAAGAAATACAAAACTTGAAGCTTTACAAAGCAATAAGTTAAAAAAAGCTTTTTTACATAGTTCTACCTTGAAAAATGATGAAAAAAATATTGAAATTTACAATAAAAATATAAAAGATATTAAATCAGATTTAGATGGAATAAACTTTGTTTTAGATGATAATTCTTTCTCTTCTTCATTGATAGGTAAGTTTAATGTAGAAAATTTATGTGCTTGTATAAAGGTTGCTAAATTTTTTGGTCTAGATAGTGATAAAATACAAAATAAAATTAAAAATTTAAAAAATATTGAACATAGGCTTGAAAAAATTAATGCTAATGGCAAGGTTATCATCGATGATAGCTTTAATGGAAATTTTATAGGCATGAGTTCTAGTTATGAACTAGTAAGGACTTATAGTGGAAGAAAAATTCTTATAACTCCTGGAATAATGGAAAGTAACAAGGATGAAAATGAAAAACTTTCGCGTATTATAAATGATATTTTTGATGTTGTAATTATTTCTAGTCCTTTGAACGCACAAGCCTTGTTAAAATTTCTTAGCAAGCCACAAATAGTTATCTTAAAAGATAAAAATAAAATGCAAGAAACACTGACAGAACATACAAAAATAGGTGATTTAATCTTGTTTTCTAATGATGCTCCGAGTTTTATGTGA
- a CDS encoding alpha/beta fold hydrolase: protein MASKTIKYSSKKYLISYEMLNPENEKIILFLHGWGASKEIMKKAFKDTFCDYKHIYVDMPGFGNSNIFSPLKTSDYSNIIREFVNSLPQKPDIILGHSFGGKVATLLNPKNLVLLSSAGIISKKPFLVRAKIRIFKILKFFGFGRFYRLFATKDISGMSVVMYETLKNVVDEDFSRKFKKFSNKAVIFWGENDRATPLKNGEFIHSIIKDSSFYPLSGDHFFFLLHSKFIQDRVISDINSSSNIEDESCIEVVNKQ, encoded by the coding sequence ATGGCTAGTAAAACTATAAAATATTCATCAAAAAAATATTTGATTTCTTATGAAATGCTAAATCCAGAAAATGAAAAAATTATACTTTTTTTGCATGGCTGGGGTGCCAGTAAAGAGATTATGAAAAAGGCTTTTAAAGATACTTTTTGTGATTATAAACATATATATGTTGATATGCCAGGTTTTGGAAATAGTAATATTTTTAGTCCTTTAAAAACATCTGATTATTCAAACATTATCAGAGAGTTTGTAAACTCATTACCACAAAAACCAGATATTATCCTTGGACATAGTTTTGGTGGCAAGGTTGCTACTTTATTGAATCCAAAAAATTTAGTTTTGCTTAGTTCAGCAGGAATTATTAGCAAAAAACCTTTTCTTGTAAGAGCTAAAATTAGAATTTTTAAAATTTTAAAATTTTTCGGATTTGGTAGATTTTATAGACTGTTTGCTACAAAAGATATAAGTGGAATGAGTGTTGTGATGTATGAAACTTTAAAAAATGTAGTTGATGAAGATTTTTCACGAAAGTTTAAAAAATTCTCAAATAAAGCTGTTATATTTTGGGGTGAAAATGATAGAGCCACACCATTAAAGAATGGCGAGTTTATACATTCAATAATAAAAGATAGTAGTTTTTATCCTTTAAGTGGGGATCATTTTTTCTTTTTGTTGCATTCTAAATTTATACAAGATAGAGTTATATCTGATATAAACAGTTCTTCAAATATCGAAGATGAAAGTTGTATAGAGGTTGTTAATAAACAATGA
- a CDS encoding type II toxin-antitoxin system Phd/YefM family antitoxin gives MLAFKKDEIYTATEVVRNFSSVLNKISSGDTKRAVVVKNNKFEAVILNMDEYERLEKAVEILESIYNSSKKDK, from the coding sequence ATGTTAGCATTTAAGAAAGATGAAATTTATACTGCAACTGAAGTCGTTAGAAATTTTAGTTCAGTTTTAAATAAAATAAGTAGTGGAGATACAAAAAGAGCAGTTGTGGTAAAAAACAATAAATTTGAAGCAGTTATTTTAAATATGGATGAGTATGAGCGTCTTGAAAAGGCAGTAGAAATACTTGAAAGTATATATAATTCTAGTAAAAAAGATAAATAA
- a CDS encoding D-alanine--D-alanine ligase produces the protein MKLGIVFGAKSFEHEISVVSAIVLKNVLNQECVFVFCDRLREFYLIESKNMKANFFSKGLYKKSKKLTLKQGGFYTNSIFGESKINADVFINLIHGMDGEDGKLASLFDFFGVDYIGPRLEASVLSFNKELTKLFAKKVGVKTLDYEVIRREDNPKTSYPFILKPLRLGSSIGVSVVKTQDEFDYAKDIAFEFDCDVLVEPFIENVKEYNLAGCIIDDEFKFSIIEEPKKSDFLDFEQKYLSFSNEQKVKSADISKELEDGLKNAFMKIYKNTFEGALIRCDFFVIDNEIYLNEINPNPGSLAHYLFDDFKSIIRSLSNSLPDKQNINIDYKFLSSIISSKGNKI, from the coding sequence ATGAAATTAGGTATTGTATTTGGTGCTAAAAGTTTTGAGCATGAGATAAGCGTAGTAAGCGCTATTGTTTTAAAAAATGTTTTAAACCAAGAGTGTGTTTTTGTGTTTTGTGATAGGCTGAGAGAATTTTATCTCATAGAATCAAAAAACATGAAAGCTAATTTTTTTAGCAAAGGTCTTTATAAAAAGTCAAAAAAACTAACTTTAAAGCAAGGTGGCTTTTATACTAATTCTATATTTGGTGAGAGCAAAATCAATGCTGATGTTTTTATAAATTTAATACACGGCATGGATGGAGAAGATGGCAAGTTAGCCTCATTGTTTGATTTTTTTGGTGTGGATTATATAGGCCCTAGACTTGAAGCTAGTGTGTTAAGTTTTAACAAAGAATTAACTAAACTTTTTGCTAAAAAAGTTGGTGTAAAGACACTTGATTATGAGGTTATAAGACGTGAAGATAATCCAAAAACTTCGTATCCATTTATACTAAAACCACTAAGACTTGGTAGCTCCATAGGCGTTAGCGTAGTAAAAACTCAAGATGAGTTTGATTATGCTAAAGATATAGCTTTTGAGTTTGATTGCGATGTTTTAGTTGAGCCATTTATCGAAAATGTAAAAGAGTATAATTTAGCCGGTTGTATTATAGATGATGAGTTTAAATTTTCTATAATAGAAGAGCCAAAAAAGAGTGATTTTTTAGATTTTGAACAAAAATATCTATCTTTTTCAAACGAACAAAAAGTAAAAAGCGCAGATATATCAAAAGAACTTGAAGATGGATTAAAAAATGCATTTATGAAAATTTATAAAAACACATTTGAAGGTGCCTTGATTAGATGTGATTTTTTTGTAATAGATAATGAAATTTATCTTAATGAAATAAATCCAAATCCAGGAAGCCTTGCTCATTATTTGTTTGATGATTTTAAAAGTATTATAAGGTCTCTTTCAAATTCGCTACCTGATAAGCAAAATATAAATATTGATTATAAATTTTTAAGCTCCATAATTAGCTCAAAAGGGAATAAAATATAA